The genomic stretch GCGTCGTTGACGTGAGCCAGCCGCATGCCCTGCTCGGAGAGCAGCGTCGGGACGGGTGAGCGTTCGGTGAGGGTGGCGAAGCGCCGCTCGTGGGCGTCGGCGGTCGCCCGCAGCGCCCGTTCCTGCTCGTTCGAGGTCGCCGCCAGCCGCAGCGTCCAGCGCCGGCCGCCGGGCGCCGGGACGGCGGAGACCGAGCACTCCAGCGACTCGCCGCTGGCGCAGCGCACCGGCAGGGTCATCACGACGGCGCGCTCGCGGCGCAGCAGCAGACGCAGCTCCCCGCCCTGCAGCGCGGGCAGCAGCTGGTCGACCGGGAGGGCCCGCAGGTCCTCCTGCGCGTAGCCGAGGACCGCGACGGCCTTCTCGTTGCTCCAGCCCACCCGCGCGACCCTGCCGGCGCGCTCCACGACCAGGATGGCGCTGGAGGAGCTGACCGACACGCCGTGGAAGACCGCCGCGACCACCTCCGGCGAGGGCTGCTCGCCCACCACCGGTGCTCTGGCTGCCACGACGTCCCCCGATCTGCTCCGGACCCGGTACCGCGCCCTGACCTCACCCTCGTCCTCCGGCCACCGGCTCTCCAGCCGATCCGGGTCCGGTTCCCCCCTTCGGGCGGGGTGGCCCGGCGCCCGCGCACGGGCGGTCACCGCCCCCGGACCCGCGACCGGGCGCCCGGAGGACCCGCGGTTACCGGCCGGTAGCCGGTGTGGGATGTTGGGACCCACGTCACAGACGGCAGAGTCGCCGTCGGGAAGGGGGCCCCATGCGCTTGCACCTGTCACCGGAGGACGCGGCCTTCCGCGACCAGCTGCGCACCTTCTTCACCACCTCGGTGCCGCAGTCGATCCGGGACGCGGTCGCGGCCCACCGGGAGCTGACCAGGGAACAGTTCGTCGAGGCCCAGCAGGTCCTCAACGCGGCCGGCCTCGCCGTGCCGCACTGGCCGGTCGAGTGGGGCGGCCGGGACTGGACCCCGCTGCAGCGCCACATCTGGCGCGAGGAGATGCAGCTGGCCGGCGTGCCGGAGCCGCTCGCCTTCAACACCAGCATGATCGGCCCGGTCATCGCGACCTTCGGCTCGCAGGAGCAGAAGGAGCGCTTCCTGCCCGCCACGGCGAACCTGGACATCTGGTGGTGCCAGGGCTTCTCCGAACCCGACGCGGGCTCCGACCTCGCCTCGCTGCGCACCACCGCCGTCCGCGACGGCGACGACTGGGTGGTCAACGGGCAGAAGACCTGGACGACGCTGGGCCAGCACGCCGACTGGATCTTCTGCCTGGTCCGCACCGACCCGACGGCGGAGAAGAAGCAGCGCGGCATCTCGCTGCTGCTGTTCCCGATGGACACCCCGGGGGTCACCCTGCGGCCGATCGAGCTGCTGGACGGCGGGTTCGAGGTCAACGAGGTCTTCTTCTCCGACGTCCGGGTGCCGCACGAGCTCCTCGTCGGTGAGGAGAACCGGGGCTGGGACTACGCCAAGTTCCTGCTCGGCAACGAGCGGGTCGGCATCGCCCGGATCGGGTCGACCAAGCGGATGCTCGCCGAGGCCAAGGAGCACGCCCGGCAGATCACCGTCGCCGGTGCACCACTGGCGGAGGACCCGTACCTGCGGGCCCGGATCGCCGAGCTGGAGAACGAGCTGCTCGCCCTGGAGCTGACCGCGCTGCGCGTGGTCGCCAACTCCGCCGACGGCAAGCCGCACCCGGCGTCCTCGGTGCTCAAGCTGCGCGGCTCGGAGCTGCAGCAGGCGGCCACCGAGCTGCTGGTCGACGTCGCCGGCCCGCTGTCGGTGGCCTCCTTCGCCGCCGACGGCTCCGACGTGCCGGAGTGGGCGCAGGTGGCCACCCCGTCGTACCTGAACTACCGCAAGGTCTCCATCTACGGGGGCTCCAACGAGGTGCAGCGCACCATCATCGCCGGCTCGATCCTGGGGTTGTGAGGTCACCGTGGAGTTCAGCTACGACGACGAGCAGAACGGTCTGCGCGAGGCGGTGCGCGGGCTGCTGGAGCGCGCCTACGGCGACAGCGAGCAGCGACGCTCGGTGGTCGCCACCGAGCCCGGCTTCGACGAGAAGACCTGGAGCCGGCTGGCCGAGATGGGGGTCCTCGGGCTCCCGTTCGCCGAGGCCGACGGCGGGATGGGCGCCGGCCCGGTGGAGGTGTCGGTCGTCGCCGAGGAGATCGGCCGGGTGCTCGCGCCCGAGCCGTTCGTGGAGGCGGTCGTCCTCGCCGGTGGCCTGGTCGCGGACCTGGGCACCGACGCCCAGCGCACCGAGGTGCTCGGCGGGCTCGCCGAGGGCGTCCTGGTGCCGACCTTCGCGCACGCCGAGATCGGCACCCGCTGGGAGCCGGTCGCCCGGTCGGTGACCGCGACCCGGGACGGCGACGGCTGGACGCTGACCGGCGTCAAGGAGCCGGTGCCGAACGGTGCCCGCGCCGACGTGCTCGTGGTCAGCGCGGTGACCGAGGGGGCCACCCGGCTCTTCCTGGTGCCGGGCGACGCTGCGGGCCTGACCCGTACCGGACACCGCAACCACGACGGCACCCGGTCGGCCCGGGTCGAGTTCGCCGACACCCCCGCCCAGTTGCTCGGCGAGGACACCGGGGACCGGACCGCGACCATCGAGAAGGCGCAGGCCCGGGCCCGGGTGGCCTACGGGCACGAAGCGCTGGGCGCGATGGAGACGGCGCTGACCACGACCGCGGAGTACCTCAAGGCGCGCAAGCAGTTCGGCGTCCCGCTGAGCAGGTTCCAGGCGCTCACCTTCCGCGCGGCCGACATGTACGTCGCCCTGGAGCTGGCCCGCAGCACGGTCATGTGGGCGACGCTGGTGGTCGACGCCGACGGCGACGTGGTCGCCGCCGCCGACCGGGCCCGGCTGCAGGTCAGCCGGGCCGGCCGGCACATCGGCAAGGAGGCGATCCAGCTGCACGGCGGGATCGGGGTGACCGCGGAGTACTCCGTCGGCCACTACACCTCCCGGCTCACCGCCCTGGACCACCTGCTCGGCGACGGCGACTGGGCGCTGTCCCGGCTCGCCGCGTCGGTCGACGCCCACCCGACGGTCGACCCGCTGGCCTGAGCCGCCGACGGACCTGCCGGCCCCGCTCCCCCGGCCGGCAGGTCCACGGCCGGTGGGCCGGCCAGCAGCACCGGCGTCGTCGCCTGGCGGGCCACCTGCTCCGCCACGCTGCCCAGCACCCGCCGGGACAGCCCCCGCCCACGGCGGCCGAGCATCAGCAGGTCGGCGCCCTCGGCCCGGGCGACGTCGACCAGCACCTGGCTCGGCCGGCCACAGCCGATCTCCAGCACCGGATCGGCGTCGGCCCCCAGCCAGCGGGCCCGCTCGGCCAGCAGGTCGTCCGCCGCGGCGCGGACCTCGGCGTCGTCGAACTCGGCGACGTCGGGGTCGACGACGGTGACCAGCACGAAGCGCGTCCCGGACCCGCCCAGCAGCCGGGCGGCGTCCCGCACCGCCTGGTCGGACTCCGCCGACCCGTCCACCGCGACGACGACGGTGCGCGCCACGCCGCCGGGGTCCGGGTCGTCCCCCCGGGCCGTGCGGCGGTCGAGCACGACGACGCCGTGCCGCCCGCGTTCCGCGGCGATCGGCAGGAAGAGCGGCCCGAGGACCACGCCCGGCAGCCACCACCGTGCGGTGCGGTGGCCCTGCCGGCCGAGCAGCACGACGACCGCGGTGACGCCGGCGGAGACCCAGACGGCGAGGACGACGAGCACCCAGAGGAAGGTCGACATCCCTCCACGGTCCCGGCCCGGCCGAGGGTGCGGGGGTGCGAGAGGTCCTCCGCCTGAGGGACCTCCGTCCCGGCTCGAGCGGCAGCCCCGAGCGGGAATGCACCGGGGGGCGGTACGGTTCCACCGGCCAGTAGTTGCACTCTCAACCAGTGCGGCTCAGACGAGAGGGGCACGCCATGCAGTTCGGGGTCTTCACGGTCGGCGACGTCACGCCCGACCCGACGACGGGTCGCACGCCGACCGAGGCCGAGCGGGTGAAGTCGCTGATCGCGATCGCGCTGAAGGCCGAGGAGGTGGGCCTCGACGTGTTCGCCCAGGGCCAGCACCACAACCCGCCCTTCGTCGTCTCCTCCCCCACCACCACGCTGGGCTACATCGCGGCGAAGACCGAGAAGCTCGTGCTGTCGACGTCCACGACGCTGATCACCACCACCGACCCGGTGAAGATCGCCGAGGACTTCGCCACCCTGCAGCACGTCGCCGACGGCCGCGTCGACCTGATGATGGGCCGGGGCAACACCGGTCCGGTCTACCCGTGGTTCGGCAAGGACATCCGCGACGGCATCCCGCTGGCGGTGGAGAACTACCAGCTGCTGCGCCGGCTGTGGCGCGAGGACGTGGTGAACTGGGAGGGCCGGTTCCGCACCCCGTTGCAGGGCTTCACCTCGACCCCCCGCCCGCTGGACGGCGTCCCGCCGTTCGTCTGGCACGGGTCCATCCGCAGCCCGCAGATCGCCGAGCAGGCCGCGTTCTACGGCGACGGCTTCTTCCACAACCACATCTTCTGGCCGGCCGAGCACACCCAGCGGATGGTCGAGTTCTACCGCCGCCGCTTCGAGCACTACGGCCACGGCAGCGCCGACCAGGCGATCGTCGGGCTCGGTGGTCAGGTGTTCATGCGGAAGAACAGCCAGGACGCGGTCGCCGAGTTCCGCCCGTACTTCGACAAGGCCCCGGTCTACGGCGGTGGCCCGTCGCTGGAGGAGTTCAGCAGCCAGACCCCGCTCACCGTCGGCTCCCCCGAGCAGGTGATCGAGCGGACCCTGGGCTTCCGCGACTACGTCGGTGACTACCAGCGCCAGCTGTTCCTCATCGACCACGCGGGGCTGCCGCTGAAGACGGTGCTCGAGCAGCTGGACATCCTGGGCGAGGAGGTCGTGCCGGTGCTCCGGAAGGAGTTCGCCGCGCTCAAGCCGGCGCACGTGCCCGACGCGCCCACCCACGCCAGCCTGGTCGCCGCCGCCGGCGGGGCGCGGATGAGCACCGGGTCCGACACCACCGTGCACGCCACGGACGACGTCACCGGGCGGACGGTCGAGGCAGGAGCCCAGGCATGACCACCCGCACCGGCACCACGAGGACCCTCGCGGTGGTCAGCGCCGGGTTGAGCACCCCCAGCTCGACCCGGCTGCTGGCCGACCGGCTCGCCACCGCCACGGTGGCGGCGCTGCGCGAGCGCGGCGACGACGCCACCGTCGAGGTCGTCGAGCTGCGCGGGCACGCCCGCGACCTGGCCGACCACCTGACCACCGGCTTCGCCAACGCCGAGCTGCAGGCGACGATCGACACCGTCACCGGCGCCGACGGGCTGATCGCGGTCACGCCGGTCTTCAGCGCCAGCTACAGCGGCCTGTTCAAGACGTTCTTCGACGTCCTGGACAAGGACGCGCTGATCGGGACGCCGGTGCTGCTGGGCGCGACCGCCGGCACGGCGCGGCACTCGCTGGTCGTGGAGTACGCCCTGCGGCCGCTGTTCGCCTACCTGCGGGCGGCGCCGGCGCCCACCGGCGTCTTCGCCGCCTCGGCGGACTGGGCCGGGGGCGGCATCGACCGGTCGCTGGCCGACCGGGTCGAGCGGGCCGCGGGCGAGCTGGCCGGGCTGGTCGCCGGGCGGCCGGCCGGCGTCCGCCCCGCCGACCCGTTCGCCGACCCGGCCACCTCCTTCGAGGAGCTGCTCCGGGGGCAGTGAGCCCGCGCTCGTCGCGGCTGGTGCCGTCGGGCAGGATCCGGGGATGACCCCGCCGACGTGGTTCGCCCCGACGTGGTTCAGCCAGGCCCTGGCCGACGTCCCCGAACACCTCGACGTCGTGGTGGCCGGCGCCCGGGTGCACGCGCGTGCATGGGGCCGCCGGGCGCGCCGGGGGTGGTGCTGGTGCACGGCGGCGCCGCCCACTCGGGCTGGTGGGACCACATCGCCCCTCAACTCGCAGCCCCTCAACTCGCGGCTTCTCAACTCGCAGCCCCTCAACTCGCGGCCCCTCGGCTCACCGGGCACCGGGTGGTCGCCCTGGACCTCTCCGGCCACGGCGACAGCGAGCACCGCACCGACTACGACCCGCTGCTGTGGGCCCGCGAGGTGGTGGCGGTCGGCGCGGCCGCCGGCCTGGACCGGCCGGTGGTGATCGGGCACAGCATGGGCGGCTGGGTGGCGGTCACCGCCGCGGTCGAGCACCCGGCCGACGTCGGCGGGGTCGTGGTCATCGACTCCCCGCTCAACGACGCGCCCCCGGACGAGGCCCGGCTGCGCGAGCGGCGCCGTCCGCACCCGGTGCACCCCACGCTGGAGGCGGCGATGGCGCGGTTCCGCACCCTGCCGCCGCAGGAGGTGTACCTGCCCTTCGTCCGGGACCACGTCGCCCGCGGGTCGCTGCGCGCCGTCGACGGCGGGTGGACCTGGGCGTTCGACCCGGACTTCTTCGGCACCCGGCTGCGCCTGCGCGACCTGCTCCCCCGGCTGCACCGGCCGGCCACCCTGCTCCGCTGCGCGCACGGCCTGGTCACCGCCGCGATGGCCACCGAGATGGCCGGGCTCAGCCCGGGCCCGTTGCCGGTGGTCGAGCTGCCCGACGCCGGGCACCACCCCATGCTCGACCAGCCGCTGGCGCTGGTCGCCGCGCTGCGCACCCAGCTCGCGCTGCGTCCCCCGCCCGCGCGCTGACCACGGGCTGCCACGATGGGCCGGTGACGGTGAGCCCCGTGGAGTTCGTCGAGACGCTGCTGCCCGGCGTCGGTGTCCGGTACGAGCTGACCACCCGGGCCGGCCAGCCGGTCGGCATCGTGGTCCGCCGGGAGGGCTCGGTGGAGCTGGTCTTCTACGACCGGCGCGACCCCGACCAGGCCCGCGAGGTGCTGCAGCTGGACGCCGACGAGGTGGCCGCGGTCGCCGAGGTGCTCGGCGCCCCGCGGGTCACCCAGCGCTTCGCCGACCTCTCCCGGGAGGTGCCGGGGCTGGAGTCCACCCGGGTCACCGTGCCCGCCGGGTCGCCGTACGCCGGGCGACCGATGGGCGACACCCGCGCCCGCACGCTGACCGGCTGCTCGATCGTGGCGCTGGTCCGCGGCAGCGACGTGGTCACCGCGCCCGGGCCGGAGCAGCTGCTCCAGGTGGGCGACGTGCTCGTGGTGATCGGCTCCGGCCCCGGCCTCGCCGCGTTCGCCGCGCTGGTCACCGGCCAGTCCTGAGGCCAGGGCAGTGGAGGACGGCGCGGTGGAGCACGTCGCAGCGCTCCTGGTCGAGCTCGGGCTGCTGTTCCTCGGCCTGTCCGCCCTCGGCCTCCTCGCCCGCCGCCTGGGGCTCTCCCCCATCCCGTTCGTGCTGCTGGCCTCGCTCGCGCTCGGTGAGGGCGGGATCGCCCCGCTGAGCACGGCGGAGCCGTTCCTGGAGGCGGCCGCCGAGATCGGCGTGGTCCTGCTGCTGCTCGCGCTCGGGCTGGAGTTCTCGGCCGCCGAGCTGTTCGGGTCGCTGCGCCGCCACGGCCCGTCCGGGCTGGTCGACCTGCTGCTCAACGCACCACCGGGGTTCGTCGCCGGGCTGCTGCTGGGGCTGCCCTGGCAGGGGGCGCTGGCGATGGCCGGCGTCACCTGGATCTCCTCCTCCGGCATCGTCGCGCGCCTGCTCGGCGACCTGGGCCGGCTGGGCAACCGGGAGACCCCCGCCGTCCTCTCGGTGCTGGTGCTGGAGGACGTCGCCATGGCGCTGTTCCTCCCGCTGCTGGTGGTGGCGCTGGCCGGCGGCGGGCCGCTGCAGGCGGCCGCCGGGATCGCGCTCGCCGGTGGGGCCGTGCTGCTCGTGCTGCTGGCCGCGAGCCGGCACGGGCACCGGCTGGGCCGGGTGCTCGACCACCCGGACGACGAGCAGGTGCTGCTGCGGCTGTTCGGCCTGACCCTGCTGGTCGCCGGCCTGGCACAGGCGCTGGGCGCCTCGGCCGCGGTCGGCGCCTTCCTGGTGGGCATCGCCGTCCCCGCTTCGCTGGCCGACCGGGCCCGCGCGGTGCTCTCCCCGCTGCGTGACCTGTTCGCCGCGACGTTCTTCGTCGCCTTCGGGCTCTCCACCGACCCCGGCGCCCTGCCGCCGGTGCTCCCGGCGGTGCTGCTGCTGGCGCTGGTCACCACCGCCACCAAGCTAGGCACCGGCTGGTTCGCCGCCCGCCGGGACGGCGTCGCGGTGCCCGGCCGGCTGCGCGCCGGGGCCGCCCTGGTGGCCCGCGGGGAGTTCTCCGTGGTGATCGCCGGGCTCGCGGTCACCGCCGGGCTGACCGACGTCGGGCCGCTGGCCACCGGGTACGTGCTGGTGCTGGCGGTGGCCGGCCCGCTGCTCGCCCGCTTCGTCGAGCCGCTGTCCGCCCGGTTCCGGCCCGCCTGAGCTCGGCGATCGCCGGTGGCGGCCTGCGGCGCCGCGAGCAGCGGCGTCACAGGCAGCGGTGCAGTGCACGCCAGAAGGCACCCAGGTCGTCGTCCGGGCCGCCGTACCCGCGGGTGGTCAGCAGCACGGCCACCAGGTCGCGCGCGGGATCGGCCCAGCCGGTGGTCCCGGTGCCACCGTCCCACCCCCAGCCGCCGGGCAGGCCGTCGTCCACCCGCACGCCGATCTGCAGCCCCCAGGACACACCGGCGGGCAGGAAGTCACCGGCGGTCTCCCGCTGCCGCCCGGTCAGCGACGGGGTGGTCAACACGGCGACCGAGCCGGGCGTCAGCACCGGCCCCCCACCGTCGGCGAGCGCCGCGAGGAAGGCCAGCACGTCCCCGGCGGTCGCGACCAGCCCGGCGGCCAGGCCCTCGAACACCGGCGGCCGGGCCGCGATCCCGTCGGCGCCGTCCAGCAGGGCCAGGTCTGCCCCGTCGGGGAGGTAGGCGGCGGTCAGCCGCCGGGCGTCGCGGGCCCGGAAGCCGGTGTCGCGCAGCCCGAGGGGGCCGGTGACCCGCTCGGTGAGCACGGTGCCCAGCGGGCGGCCGGCGGCGCGGGCCAGCAGCACGGAGAGGACGTCGGTGCAGGCGTGGTAGAGCCAGCGCTCCCCCGGCTGGGCGGCCAGCGGCAGCCCGGCGAGCCGGGCCAGGTACTCCTCGGGGTCGAGCTGGGGCGAGAACGGCCCGGCCCCGAGGCCGCGCTCGACGGTCGCCACGTCCAGCGGGCTGCCGTCGAACAGGGCGCCGAAGCCCGCGGTGTTGGTCAGCAGGTCGCGCACGGTGATCTCCCGCGCCGCGGGCACGGTGTCGGTCAGCGGCCCGCCGGGGCGGCGAGCACCCGGAAGCCGGCCAGCTCGGGCAGCCACCGGGTCACCGGGTCGGCCAGTGCGAGCACCCCGTCCTCGGCCAGGGCGAGGGTCAGCACGCCGGCGTAGGGCTTGGACAGCGAGGAGAGCCGGAACAACGAGTCCGCGGTGACCGGGTCCCGGCCACCGCGGACCAGGCAGCCGCCGGTGCGCACCTCGGTGGTGCCGCGGTGCCGGACGGCGGCGGCGTACCCGGGCAGCCGGCCGTCGGCCACCCGCTGCTCGAGCACCGACCACACCGTGACGAAGCGGGACAGCGAGCACATGAGCGGCCTCCTCGGCGACCGGGCGGGTCTCCTGCCCACCCAGACCGCCGTGCCACCCGGAACTCATCGCCCGGGCAGGCTCAGCCCCGGCCGCCCCGGTGCCGCGCGGGGACGCTCTCCACCGGCGCGTCGGCGACCTGGTCGACGCCGAGGTACCGCTCGAAGCCGGGCGGGACGACGACGTCGTCGCGGCAGAGGTCGGCGACCGACTCCCGGCCGAGGCCGACCATCGCCGAGCCGAGGCCGTCACGCATCAGGTCGAGCACGTTCTCCACCCCGGCCTGCCCGTTGGCCGCCAGGCCCCACAGGTAGGCGCGACCGATCATCACCGCCTTCGCGCCCAGCGCGAGGGACTTGGCGACGTCGGAGCCCCGCCGGATGCCGCCGTCGAGCAGCACCTCGACCTGGTCACCGACGGCCTCGGCGATCGCCGGCAGCGCCCGGATGGAGGCGGGCGTGCCGTCGAGGTTGTTGCCGCCGTGGTTGGAGACGGAGATGGCGCTGACCCCGGCGTCGACGGCGCGCTTGGCGTCGTCGACCCGCATGACGCCCTTCAGCATGAACGGCTTGTCGGCCCCCCACAGCTCCCGCAGCCAGGCGACGTCCTCCCAGGTCGGCATCGGCGACTGCATCCACATGCCGTAGGCCTCGAAGAAGGTGGGCGCCGGGTCACCGGGGTTCGCCACCATGTTCGGCACGGTGAGGTCGGGCAGCTTCTTGGTCTTCGCGAACTCCCACAGCCAGGCGGGCTTCAGCGCCACCTGCGGGGCGTAGCGCCGCACCGCCTCCAGGTTGATCCGCTCCGGGATGAACGGGCTGCCCCAGTCCCGGCCGTAGGAGAACGACCAGTCCAGCGTGGCGATCAGCCCGGCCGCCCCGGCCCGGCGCGCCCGCTCGACCTTGGCGGCCATCAGGTCGCGGTCACCGACCCAGTAGAGCTGGAAGAAGGTCTGCGGGTTGGCCGCGATGACCTCCTCCATCGGCTTGCTGGCCATCGACGACAGCCCGATCGCGGTGCCCCGGGCCGCCGCGGCACGGGCGACGGCGACCTCGCCGTCGGGGTTGACCGCCTGCACGCCGGTCGGGCTGATCAGCACCGGCAGCGAGATCTGCTGACCCATCACCGTGGTGGCCGTCTGCCGCCCGTTGGCCAGCCCGGCGGTGTGCGGGGCGAACCCCAGTTCGGCGAAGGCGGCCAGGTTGTCGTCGACGGTCACCCCGCGCTCGGAGCCGGCGACCAGCGCCCCGTAGACGCCCTTCGGCAGGCGGCGCTTCGCCCGCCGCTGCGCCTCGGCCACCGTCTCGAACCACGCGTTCGCCATCTGCGCACTCCCCTGCTGCTCGGACCGGGGACGCCGTCGTCCCCGGGTGCCCGGCGGAGGACCACCGGTGGCACTGAGTGCCAGGCTAGCGAGGAACAGTGGTCCGCGACACACCTCTTCCGCGTGCCGGAGGGGACTGAGCGTCAGGCCGTCCGGATCACCGAGACGTCGAACTCCACCTGGATGCGGTCGCTGACCAGCACGCCACCGGTCTCCAGCACGGCGTTCCAGGTGAGGTCCCAGTCGCTGCGCTTGATCGCCAGCGCTCCCTCGAAGCCGACCCGGGTGTTGCCGAACGGGTCCAGCGCCGAGCCGGTGAGGGTGAAGTCGACGTCGACCGAGCGGGTGACGTCCTTGATGGTCAGGTCGCCGGTGACCCGGTAGACCTCGTCGTCGACCTGCTGCACGGCGGTCGAGTCGAAGCGCATCTCCGGGAACTGCTCGACGTCCAGGAAGTCCGCCGAGCGCAGGTGCGCGTCGCGGTCGGGAGCCCCGGTGTCGATGCTGGCGGTGCGGATGCGCAGCGAGACGCTGCTCGCACCCGGGTCGCCGGTGTCGAGGTGCGCGGTGCCGGCGAAGTCGGTGAACGCGCCGCGCACGGTCGTCACCATCGCGTGCCGCGCACGGACGCCGATGCGGGTGTGCGCGGCGTCGACGACGTAGTCGCCGGTCACGTCCGCCAACGCGGCGGTCGCGGCGTCGAAGTCCGAGGCCGCGGGCTCGGGTGCCCGGTGCTTGCCCACGGTTCAGTCCTCCTGGTCGGGGTGGTCCACCCGGTGATCCTGTCCGATGGGGACGACATTCTGGCAGGGCGGTGCCGGACTCGGCACACCAGGAG from Modestobacter roseus encodes the following:
- a CDS encoding acyl-CoA dehydrogenase family protein, producing MRLHLSPEDAAFRDQLRTFFTTSVPQSIRDAVAAHRELTREQFVEAQQVLNAAGLAVPHWPVEWGGRDWTPLQRHIWREEMQLAGVPEPLAFNTSMIGPVIATFGSQEQKERFLPATANLDIWWCQGFSEPDAGSDLASLRTTAVRDGDDWVVNGQKTWTTLGQHADWIFCLVRTDPTAEKKQRGISLLLFPMDTPGVTLRPIELLDGGFEVNEVFFSDVRVPHELLVGEENRGWDYAKFLLGNERVGIARIGSTKRMLAEAKEHARQITVAGAPLAEDPYLRARIAELENELLALELTALRVVANSADGKPHPASSVLKLRGSELQQAATELLVDVAGPLSVASFAADGSDVPEWAQVATPSYLNYRKVSIYGGSNEVQRTIIAGSILGL
- a CDS encoding acyl-CoA dehydrogenase family protein; amino-acid sequence: MEFSYDDEQNGLREAVRGLLERAYGDSEQRRSVVATEPGFDEKTWSRLAEMGVLGLPFAEADGGMGAGPVEVSVVAEEIGRVLAPEPFVEAVVLAGGLVADLGTDAQRTEVLGGLAEGVLVPTFAHAEIGTRWEPVARSVTATRDGDGWTLTGVKEPVPNGARADVLVVSAVTEGATRLFLVPGDAAGLTRTGHRNHDGTRSARVEFADTPAQLLGEDTGDRTATIEKAQARARVAYGHEALGAMETALTTTAEYLKARKQFGVPLSRFQALTFRAADMYVALELARSTVMWATLVVDADGDVVAAADRARLQVSRAGRHIGKEAIQLHGGIGVTAEYSVGHYTSRLTALDHLLGDGDWALSRLAASVDAHPTVDPLA
- a CDS encoding universal stress protein, which encodes MSTFLWVLVVLAVWVSAGVTAVVVLLGRQGHRTARWWLPGVVLGPLFLPIAAERGRHGVVVLDRRTARGDDPDPGGVARTVVVAVDGSAESDQAVRDAARLLGGSGTRFVLVTVVDPDVAEFDDAEVRAAADDLLAERARWLGADADPVLEIGCGRPSQVLVDVARAEGADLLMLGRRGRGLSRRVLGSVAEQVARQATTPVLLAGPPAVDLPAGGAGPAGPSAAQASGSTVGWASTDAASRDSAQSPSPSRWSRAVSREV
- a CDS encoding LLM class flavin-dependent oxidoreductase, whose amino-acid sequence is MQFGVFTVGDVTPDPTTGRTPTEAERVKSLIAIALKAEEVGLDVFAQGQHHNPPFVVSSPTTTLGYIAAKTEKLVLSTSTTLITTTDPVKIAEDFATLQHVADGRVDLMMGRGNTGPVYPWFGKDIRDGIPLAVENYQLLRRLWREDVVNWEGRFRTPLQGFTSTPRPLDGVPPFVWHGSIRSPQIAEQAAFYGDGFFHNHIFWPAEHTQRMVEFYRRRFEHYGHGSADQAIVGLGGQVFMRKNSQDAVAEFRPYFDKAPVYGGGPSLEEFSSQTPLTVGSPEQVIERTLGFRDYVGDYQRQLFLIDHAGLPLKTVLEQLDILGEEVVPVLRKEFAALKPAHVPDAPTHASLVAAAGGARMSTGSDTTVHATDDVTGRTVEAGAQA
- a CDS encoding FMN reductase, with translation MTTRTGTTRTLAVVSAGLSTPSSTRLLADRLATATVAALRERGDDATVEVVELRGHARDLADHLTTGFANAELQATIDTVTGADGLIAVTPVFSASYSGLFKTFFDVLDKDALIGTPVLLGATAGTARHSLVVEYALRPLFAYLRAAPAPTGVFAASADWAGGGIDRSLADRVERAAGELAGLVAGRPAGVRPADPFADPATSFEELLRGQ
- a CDS encoding alpha/beta fold hydrolase, whose product is MGPPGAPGVVLVHGGAAHSGWWDHIAPQLAAPQLAASQLAAPQLAAPRLTGHRVVALDLSGHGDSEHRTDYDPLLWAREVVAVGAAAGLDRPVVIGHSMGGWVAVTAAVEHPADVGGVVVIDSPLNDAPPDEARLRERRRPHPVHPTLEAAMARFRTLPPQEVYLPFVRDHVARGSLRAVDGGWTWAFDPDFFGTRLRLRDLLPRLHRPATLLRCAHGLVTAAMATEMAGLSPGPLPVVELPDAGHHPMLDQPLALVAALRTQLALRPPPAR
- a CDS encoding cation:proton antiporter regulatory subunit; the encoded protein is MTVSPVEFVETLLPGVGVRYELTTRAGQPVGIVVRREGSVELVFYDRRDPDQAREVLQLDADEVAAVAEVLGAPRVTQRFADLSREVPGLESTRVTVPAGSPYAGRPMGDTRARTLTGCSIVALVRGSDVVTAPGPEQLLQVGDVLVVIGSGPGLAAFAALVTGQS
- a CDS encoding cation:proton antiporter, which translates into the protein MEHVAALLVELGLLFLGLSALGLLARRLGLSPIPFVLLASLALGEGGIAPLSTAEPFLEAAAEIGVVLLLLALGLEFSAAELFGSLRRHGPSGLVDLLLNAPPGFVAGLLLGLPWQGALAMAGVTWISSSGIVARLLGDLGRLGNRETPAVLSVLVLEDVAMALFLPLLVVALAGGGPLQAAAGIALAGGAVLLVLLAASRHGHRLGRVLDHPDDEQVLLRLFGLTLLVAGLAQALGASAAVGAFLVGIAVPASLADRARAVLSPLRDLFAATFFVAFGLSTDPGALPPVLPAVLLLALVTTATKLGTGWFAARRDGVAVPGRLRAGAALVARGEFSVVIAGLAVTAGLTDVGPLATGYVLVLAVAGPLLARFVEPLSARFRPA
- a CDS encoding serine hydrolase domain-containing protein, which translates into the protein MRDLLTNTAGFGALFDGSPLDVATVERGLGAGPFSPQLDPEEYLARLAGLPLAAQPGERWLYHACTDVLSVLLARAAGRPLGTVLTERVTGPLGLRDTGFRARDARRLTAAYLPDGADLALLDGADGIAARPPVFEGLAAGLVATAGDVLAFLAALADGGGPVLTPGSVAVLTTPSLTGRQRETAGDFLPAGVSWGLQIGVRVDDGLPGGWGWDGGTGTTGWADPARDLVAVLLTTRGYGGPDDDLGAFWRALHRCL
- a CDS encoding serine hydrolase, whose amino-acid sequence is MCSLSRFVTVWSVLEQRVADGRLPGYAAAVRHRGTTEVRTGGCLVRGGRDPVTADSLFRLSSLSKPYAGVLTLALAEDGVLALADPVTRWLPELAGFRVLAAPAGR